Proteins co-encoded in one Desulfitobacterium hafniense DCB-2 genomic window:
- a CDS encoding chemotaxis protein CheD produces the protein MSNVISVGMADLKTTKAPNILMTAGLGSCIGICVHDPIQKVGGMAHIMLPTAGSAPGGNPAKYADTAMDLLVTEILRLGASKSRLRAKMAGGAQMFSFPGKPPVLKIGDRNAEQVIVELKRLGIPLLVSDVGGSFGRTIHFDVGTGDLKVRTINHGEKVI, from the coding sequence ATGAGCAATGTAATTAGTGTTGGTATGGCTGATTTGAAAACGACAAAAGCGCCTAATATTTTAATGACGGCAGGATTAGGCTCTTGTATTGGTATATGTGTTCATGACCCGATTCAGAAGGTCGGGGGTATGGCTCATATTATGCTGCCGACGGCGGGGAGTGCCCCTGGCGGAAACCCCGCTAAATATGCCGATACAGCGATGGATCTTCTGGTGACGGAAATCCTTCGTTTAGGTGCCTCCAAATCCCGCCTGCGCGCCAAAATGGCCGGAGGCGCTCAAATGTTTTCCTTTCCGGGAAAACCGCCGGTGTTAAAGATAGGGGATCGCAATGCTGAACAAGTGATTGTGGAGTTAAAGCGTCTGGGGATTCCCCTCCTCGTCTCCGACGTCGGGGGAAGTTTTGGGCGAACCATCCATTTTGATGTGGGCACAGGTGATCTTAAGGTTCGAACCATTAACCATGGCGAAAAGGTGATTTAA
- a CDS encoding chemotaxis protein CheC, whose protein sequence is MEINQMQLDALREIGNIGSGHAATALSTMLSRRIEMSIPEVKAIEFEKAPMVIGHLEVPQAVIYVKVEGDASGKAVFFFPLESAEILVQALFGSNESFNLFDNEMAQSALKEVGNIMVSSFLIALTEFSGIPLQPSVPALAVDMVGAIFDAILLEDGILEDTVLFINTQLTGIPQIEGKFVFLPDEGSLIKLLGALGL, encoded by the coding sequence ATGGAAATTAATCAAATGCAATTGGATGCGTTGCGAGAGATCGGAAATATTGGCTCAGGACATGCCGCGACAGCATTATCCACTATGCTCAGCCGCCGCATTGAAATGTCCATTCCTGAGGTTAAAGCAATAGAATTTGAGAAGGCTCCTATGGTAATCGGTCATCTGGAGGTTCCCCAGGCCGTTATCTATGTTAAAGTCGAAGGGGATGCTTCGGGTAAAGCGGTGTTCTTTTTTCCCCTGGAAAGTGCGGAAATACTGGTACAAGCCTTATTTGGCTCCAATGAATCCTTTAACCTCTTTGATAATGAGATGGCTCAATCGGCCCTTAAAGAAGTGGGCAATATCATGGTGAGTTCATTCCTCATCGCTTTAACTGAGTTTTCAGGAATCCCTCTGCAACCTTCTGTGCCTGCTTTAGCCGTGGATATGGTGGGGGCAATTTTTGATGCGATTCTCCTGGAAGATGGCATACTTGAGGATACAGTTCTCTTTATTAATACTCAGCTTACCGGGATACCGCAAATTGAAGGAAAGTTCGTATTCTTACCTGATGAGGGATCATTGATAAAACTGCTGGGAGCTTTGGGACTATGA
- a CDS encoding flagellar brake protein: protein MQYLDKLVSGLAVELHVPEGDYEGNYKTHVDEIGKTRLSVYAPHYQGMIIPLQEGTLVEVTFWDDVASYSFMSSVLQRVATPIPMFVLKMPDSIRRVQRRNYVRVSASFPITYQVVEREGLGDLLKGNMLDLSGGGMRFQAKVKLDKGSILYANLELPCGIIGTPGRVCRVEPIEDTKYFSVSVDFYQISERDRDRIIRCVFDIQRDLRKKGLI, encoded by the coding sequence GTGCAATATCTTGATAAATTAGTTTCCGGATTAGCTGTTGAGTTGCATGTTCCGGAAGGGGACTATGAAGGAAATTACAAGACACATGTCGATGAGATCGGCAAAACACGACTATCTGTATATGCACCCCATTACCAAGGGATGATCATTCCCCTGCAGGAGGGTACTCTTGTGGAGGTTACTTTTTGGGATGACGTGGCTTCCTACTCTTTTATGTCATCGGTTCTTCAGCGTGTCGCAACACCCATACCGATGTTTGTCCTGAAGATGCCGGATAGTATTAGAAGGGTCCAAAGGAGGAACTATGTGCGGGTTTCCGCCTCCTTCCCGATAACCTATCAAGTGGTGGAGAGGGAAGGATTAGGGGACCTGCTGAAGGGGAATATGCTGGATCTGAGCGGCGGCGGAATGCGTTTTCAGGCCAAGGTCAAGTTGGACAAAGGCTCCATCCTCTATGCCAATCTTGAATTACCCTGCGGTATCATCGGAACTCCGGGCCGGGTATGTCGGGTAGAGCCTATTGAAGACACCAAGTACTTTTCCGTGTCCGTAGATTTCTATCAAATTTCTGAACGTGATCGCGATCGCATCATCCGATGTGTTTTTGATATTCAAAGAGACTTGCGTAAGAAAGGATTGATCTAA
- a CDS encoding MinD/ParA family protein, whose translation MNDQAKVLRRIASRHKPDLTANSDSQQELRVFAVTSGKGGVGKTNFSVNLGLALIDLGYRVILLDGDLGLANLDIACGVTPRYTFEHLLNGEKDIEEILIYGPKGIGILPGGSGVQDLANIERERLEEVVRNLGRLESLADIIIIDTGAGLGHTVLNFLRAADDIILVTTPEPTALTDAYGLLKALQKVKDGVTVNVVVNRVQREADAKDTYERLESAAKRFLNAPVNLLGWVYEDISVGRAIMKQEPVGVSYPQSSAYQCIQWIAGSVSGLYLSPPRQAGGIRGFLKNLLRAF comes from the coding sequence GTGAATGACCAGGCAAAAGTATTAAGGCGTATCGCCTCCCGACATAAACCTGACCTTACTGCCAATTCTGATTCTCAACAAGAACTGCGTGTATTTGCTGTGACCAGCGGGAAGGGCGGCGTGGGCAAGACCAATTTCAGTGTGAATTTGGGCTTGGCATTGATTGATTTGGGCTATCGGGTCATTCTTCTGGATGGCGATCTGGGACTTGCGAATCTGGATATAGCCTGCGGCGTTACACCCCGTTATACTTTTGAGCACCTTCTCAATGGTGAAAAAGATATCGAAGAAATCCTGATCTATGGCCCGAAAGGGATAGGGATATTACCGGGAGGATCAGGAGTCCAGGATTTAGCCAACATCGAGAGGGAGCGGCTGGAAGAGGTCGTCAGAAATCTGGGACGCTTAGAGTCCCTGGCAGATATTATTATCATTGATACAGGTGCAGGTTTAGGGCATACGGTGCTCAATTTCTTAAGGGCGGCAGATGATATCATCCTGGTTACCACCCCGGAGCCAACCGCCTTAACCGATGCTTACGGCCTGCTCAAGGCTTTACAAAAGGTTAAGGATGGCGTTACGGTCAATGTGGTGGTGAATCGGGTGCAAAGGGAAGCGGATGCCAAAGACACCTATGAACGCCTGGAGAGCGCTGCGAAGCGGTTCCTGAATGCTCCCGTCAATTTATTGGGGTGGGTCTATGAGGATATATCCGTGGGCAGAGCCATTATGAAACAAGAACCCGTCGGAGTATCCTATCCGCAAAGTTCAGCTTATCAATGTATCCAATGGATTGCCGGTTCGGTGTCCGGACTTTATCTTAGTCCGCCGAGACAAGCAGGGGGAATTCGTGGCTTTTTAAAAAATCTTTTGCGAGCCTTTTAA
- the flhF gene encoding flagellar biosynthesis protein FlhF, whose translation MRVKRFVGDTVAETMGKVKKELGADAVILQTRQFKEGGVLGLFGKHKVEVMAAIEEEPVSKEQAPVKSLYPGNPYGVRKESPLPMERPAYAPGKGAEPLALEKTPRVEVTTPKGAELNALEAELQSMRKLLESMNRQIEGLDGEQSVWPVPLQKWADLLKERGINPKLIKRILRSVQQNVREEDWGEDHRVRACLKETIRRICSNTAAIQPGVRKPRIVALVGPTGVGKTTTIGKLAAGFSIVDKRRVALITADTYRVAAVEQLKTFGEIIGVPVDVVMTPSGLREAIQRHEDKELIFIDTAGRSPHHDLHMSELKAFLEKAQPELTMLVMSAATQAADLARIYERFEPLTTHLIFTKLDETMGGGTILNLLERTDLPVAYITNGQNVPDDIEVATPERLTRYILGEGDRRE comes from the coding sequence ATGCGAGTTAAGCGTTTTGTTGGCGATACAGTGGCCGAGACCATGGGCAAAGTGAAGAAGGAATTGGGTGCCGATGCCGTCATCCTTCAGACACGGCAATTTAAGGAAGGCGGAGTATTGGGGCTTTTTGGCAAACATAAAGTGGAAGTGATGGCGGCTATTGAAGAAGAACCTGTGAGCAAAGAACAAGCTCCTGTCAAATCGTTATACCCAGGGAACCCTTATGGGGTTCGGAAGGAAAGCCCTTTGCCTATGGAGCGCCCCGCTTATGCTCCAGGAAAGGGAGCGGAGCCCCTTGCGCTGGAAAAGACTCCCCGGGTTGAGGTAACCACTCCGAAGGGGGCGGAACTCAATGCTTTAGAGGCAGAACTGCAATCCATGCGCAAATTGCTGGAAAGTATGAACCGCCAAATTGAAGGTTTGGATGGAGAGCAAAGCGTATGGCCTGTGCCTTTGCAAAAATGGGCCGATCTGCTCAAAGAGCGGGGCATAAATCCCAAGCTGATCAAGAGAATACTTCGCTCAGTTCAGCAAAATGTCCGTGAAGAGGACTGGGGAGAGGATCATCGGGTCAGGGCCTGCCTAAAGGAAACCATACGCCGGATCTGCAGCAATACAGCGGCTATTCAGCCAGGGGTCCGCAAACCTAGGATAGTGGCTTTAGTCGGACCCACAGGGGTGGGAAAAACCACCACCATTGGTAAATTAGCGGCAGGCTTCAGCATCGTGGATAAACGGCGGGTTGCTTTAATCACTGCAGACACCTACCGAGTCGCTGCCGTGGAGCAGTTGAAAACCTTTGGGGAGATTATTGGCGTGCCTGTGGATGTGGTCATGACTCCCTCCGGTCTTCGGGAGGCCATTCAGCGCCATGAGGACAAGGAGCTTATTTTTATTGATACGGCGGGACGCAGTCCTCACCATGATCTTCATATGTCTGAATTGAAGGCTTTTCTGGAGAAGGCTCAGCCGGAGCTGACCATGCTCGTTATGAGTGCCGCCACTCAGGCCGCGGATCTGGCCAGGATCTATGAGCGCTTCGAGCCTTTGACGACCCATCTGATTTTTACCAAACTGGATGAAACAATGGGCGGGGGCACTATTCTTAATCTTTTGGAAAGAACCGACCTGCCTGTTGCATATATTACCAATGGGCAAAATGTTCCGGATGATATAGAAGTAGCAACCCCAGAGCGTTTGACTCGTTATATTCTGGGGGAGGGGGATCGGCGTGAATGA
- the flhA gene encoding flagellar biosynthesis protein FlhA — protein MATNVNRRWYSNIDVLAAIFIVSIVVMMVVPIPPLMLDILLTISISAAVLTLMISVFTKDPLDFSVLPSLILILTLFRLSLNVTTTRLILGEGHAGEVIQQFGEFVVKGSAVVGFIIFAILVVVNFIVITKGSERVSEVGARFTLDAMPGKQMSIDADLNAGMITETQARDRRQKIQAEADFYGAMDGASKFVKGDAIAAIIILFINIIGGFVTGVVMRGMDIMEALHTYTLLTIGDGLVTQIPALLMSTATGLVVTRAASETNLGEDLSRQLFHTPKALYITAGVAMVLAMFGLPLLPLLIVAIVLVALGRVMDKGSQKAVVEESAAARETALEESKKPENVLNLLNVDNMELELGYALIALVDVQQGGDLLDRIVLIRRQVASELGFIVPVIRVRDNMNLQPNQYSIKIRGAEVAGGEILADHYLAMSSGLGDDNIPGIPTKEPAFGLDAKWINAVYREEVEMNGGTVVDAPTVLATHLTEVIKSNAWEILSRQDVKTLLDHAREQAPAAVDDAMEHLDLGHLQKVLANLLRERVSIRDMVTILETLADYASTTKDLDRLTEYVRQSLARQIVQPLLGMDKQLPVLTLEPKLEQLILDSIQPSDFGSYMTLDPRVLQELMQSLAREMEKMVLKGYNPVLVCAPVVRINLKRVTERQLPQLMVLSYNELVHGVQVQAVGMVTTGNAS, from the coding sequence ATGGCCACAAACGTCAACCGCCGTTGGTATAGTAATATTGACGTGCTCGCAGCTATTTTCATCGTGTCTATTGTTGTCATGATGGTTGTACCGATTCCTCCCCTGATGTTGGATATTTTATTGACCATAAGCATTTCTGCGGCCGTACTGACGCTGATGATCTCAGTCTTTACCAAAGACCCTTTGGATTTTTCAGTGCTTCCCTCCCTGATTCTGATTTTAACTTTGTTTCGCCTCTCCCTTAACGTGACGACGACCCGTTTAATTCTCGGAGAAGGTCATGCGGGTGAAGTCATTCAGCAGTTTGGAGAGTTTGTCGTTAAAGGCAGTGCGGTAGTCGGCTTTATCATCTTTGCCATCCTGGTTGTCGTAAATTTTATCGTCATTACCAAGGGTTCGGAACGGGTATCTGAAGTAGGGGCCCGCTTCACCTTGGATGCTATGCCGGGAAAACAAATGAGCATTGATGCCGACCTGAATGCCGGAATGATCACTGAAACCCAGGCCCGGGATCGCCGGCAAAAGATTCAAGCAGAGGCCGATTTTTATGGGGCCATGGACGGAGCCAGCAAATTCGTCAAAGGGGACGCCATCGCCGCTATTATCATCCTCTTTATTAACATTATTGGGGGATTTGTTACCGGAGTCGTTATGCGGGGTATGGACATCATGGAAGCCTTGCATACTTATACTCTATTGACCATTGGGGATGGACTTGTGACACAAATTCCAGCCCTTTTGATGTCTACGGCTACAGGTCTGGTGGTCACCCGGGCCGCCTCGGAAACCAACCTGGGTGAGGACCTCTCCAGACAGCTTTTCCACACGCCGAAGGCTCTTTACATAACCGCAGGGGTAGCCATGGTCCTGGCCATGTTCGGACTCCCTCTTTTGCCTTTGTTGATCGTTGCTATTGTCCTTGTGGCGCTGGGCAGAGTTATGGATAAAGGCAGTCAGAAAGCAGTGGTGGAAGAGAGCGCGGCGGCGCGGGAAACAGCCCTTGAAGAAAGTAAAAAACCGGAGAATGTCCTTAATCTTTTAAATGTGGATAATATGGAATTGGAGTTGGGGTATGCTCTGATCGCTTTAGTCGATGTTCAGCAGGGGGGCGATCTCCTGGACCGTATCGTCTTAATCCGGCGGCAGGTGGCCAGTGAACTGGGCTTTATCGTGCCGGTGATTCGCGTCAGGGATAATATGAATTTGCAGCCCAATCAGTATTCGATTAAAATTCGCGGTGCCGAGGTGGCCGGTGGAGAAATCCTGGCCGACCACTATCTGGCCATGAGCAGCGGCCTGGGGGACGATAATATTCCGGGCATACCCACCAAAGAGCCTGCTTTTGGACTGGATGCCAAGTGGATTAATGCAGTTTACAGAGAAGAAGTCGAGATGAACGGCGGGACTGTGGTGGATGCGCCCACCGTCTTAGCGACCCATTTGACAGAAGTGATTAAGAGCAATGCCTGGGAAATCTTAAGCCGTCAGGATGTGAAGACTCTTCTGGATCATGCTCGGGAGCAGGCACCGGCGGCAGTGGATGATGCCATGGAGCATTTAGATTTGGGGCATCTGCAAAAAGTCCTTGCGAATTTGCTGAGAGAACGGGTTTCCATCCGGGATATGGTGACCATTTTGGAAACATTAGCCGATTATGCTTCAACCACAAAGGATTTGGACCGCCTAACGGAATATGTTCGTCAGTCTTTAGCCCGGCAGATCGTTCAACCTCTTCTGGGCATGGACAAACAATTGCCGGTGCTTACCTTGGAGCCGAAGCTGGAGCAGCTGATTCTGGACAGCATCCAACCTTCGGATTTTGGAAGCTATATGACTCTGGATCCCCGTGTATTGCAGGAACTTATGCAATCCTTAGCCCGGGAGATGGAGAAAATGGTCCTCAAAGGGTATAATCCTGTCCTGGTCTGCGCTCCGGTAGTAAGGATTAATCTAAAACGGGTAACTGAGCGTCAGTTGCCCCAGCTTATGGTTCTATCTTATAACGAACTTGTGCATGGTGTGCAAGTTCAGGCAGTAGGGATGGTGACGACTGGAAATGCGAGTTAA
- the flhB gene encoding flagellar biosynthesis protein FlhB, with amino-acid sequence MSEKTFQATPRRRQEARKKGQVFKSTEMVSALMLVSFIGLLKFYVPTMLEKVSQIFPYVYGLSAEWTARSVASLMVDLLWLGVQIVAPLFVVGAVIATGANYLQVRSLFTLEPLKPQLSRISMISGAKRMFGMKAWVELIKSLLKVTFIGYFLYATIRDNFEIFPVMARLTVGQGAMFIGGLIVELGWKIALSFFVIAAIDFLYQWWDYEKNLKMSHEELKQEYKQTEGNPQLKGEIKRKQRAMSMRRMMQDLKTADVVVTNPTHYAVALRYDPKENSAPVVVAKGADEIAQRIKQLAKDYGIITMENKPLARALFAQAEIGQAVPADLYKAVAEVLAFVYRLKRKKFTG; translated from the coding sequence ATGAGTGAAAAAACGTTTCAGGCCACGCCCAGGCGCAGGCAGGAAGCACGTAAGAAAGGCCAGGTTTTTAAGAGTACGGAAATGGTTTCCGCACTTATGCTGGTCAGTTTTATTGGGTTGTTAAAATTCTATGTGCCTACCATGCTGGAAAAGGTTAGCCAGATCTTTCCTTATGTCTATGGGCTATCTGCAGAATGGACGGCCCGCTCCGTTGCCAGTCTGATGGTGGATCTTCTCTGGCTGGGCGTTCAAATTGTCGCTCCCTTGTTTGTGGTGGGGGCTGTCATCGCTACCGGTGCAAATTACCTTCAGGTACGCTCCCTGTTTACATTGGAGCCTTTAAAACCCCAACTGAGCCGGATTAGTATGATTAGCGGTGCTAAACGGATGTTTGGCATGAAAGCCTGGGTAGAGCTGATCAAATCCCTGCTCAAGGTCACCTTTATCGGCTATTTTCTCTACGCCACCATCCGGGATAATTTCGAAATCTTTCCGGTCATGGCCCGTCTCACGGTTGGCCAGGGGGCGATGTTTATCGGCGGCTTAATCGTCGAATTGGGCTGGAAGATTGCTCTGTCCTTCTTCGTCATTGCGGCCATCGATTTTCTCTATCAGTGGTGGGATTATGAGAAAAATCTTAAGATGTCCCACGAAGAGTTGAAGCAGGAATATAAGCAAACGGAAGGGAATCCTCAGCTTAAAGGGGAAATTAAAAGAAAACAAAGGGCTATGTCCATGCGCCGCATGATGCAGGATTTAAAGACTGCCGATGTGGTGGTGACCAATCCCACCCACTATGCTGTAGCCCTGCGCTATGATCCCAAGGAAAATTCGGCCCCGGTGGTGGTGGCTAAAGGTGCCGATGAAATTGCCCAACGGATTAAGCAACTTGCCAAAGATTATGGCATCATAACCATGGAAAATAAACCGCTGGCCCGGGCCCTTTTCGCTCAAGCGGAAATCGGACAAGCCGTGCCTGCGGATCTCTATAAAGCCGTGGCAGAGGTTCTCGCCTTTGTGTACCGGCTTAAGCGCAAGAAATTTACCGGGTAA
- the fliR gene encoding flagellar biosynthetic protein FliR, giving the protein MGLAEFLQWNLTLFLLILSRWAGMIMLAPVFGARGVPAMVKLGLAVSISIILYPLIMAAGPQIPSETLPYAALLIKEIVVGLVIGFVIYAITAVLEGAGQLIDMQMGFNMSGAIDPIFGVQSAMMGNFQMILAIMLLLATNSHHYLIAAMVKSYTYVPINPGALPQGLNYYIFLIREIFTLSVQLALPVIGALVLTDIGVGLLMRTVPQMNIFTVIFPVKIIFGFTILFLGIGFFGETVNMLFERAMTWLLELYKGWQGT; this is encoded by the coding sequence ATGGGCTTAGCAGAATTTTTGCAATGGAATCTCACGCTGTTCCTCCTTATTCTCTCACGTTGGGCAGGCATGATTATGCTGGCTCCGGTGTTTGGAGCCCGCGGGGTTCCCGCCATGGTCAAACTAGGCTTAGCGGTAAGCATTTCGATCATCCTCTATCCGCTCATCATGGCCGCCGGACCCCAGATTCCCAGCGAAACACTGCCCTATGCAGCACTACTAATCAAAGAAATTGTGGTTGGCCTTGTGATCGGCTTTGTCATTTATGCCATCACTGCCGTATTAGAAGGGGCAGGTCAATTAATTGACATGCAGATGGGCTTTAATATGAGCGGAGCCATCGATCCGATTTTTGGTGTGCAAAGTGCGATGATGGGTAATTTTCAAATGATTTTGGCCATTATGCTCCTCCTGGCTACCAACTCTCACCATTATCTTATTGCGGCTATGGTCAAGAGCTATACTTATGTCCCGATCAATCCGGGGGCTCTCCCCCAAGGACTTAATTATTATATCTTTCTCATTCGGGAAATCTTCACCTTATCCGTACAATTGGCCCTCCCCGTCATCGGTGCGTTGGTTCTGACGGATATCGGCGTGGGGCTCTTGATGCGCACCGTGCCCCAGATGAATATTTTTACGGTTATCTTTCCCGTGAAGATCATCTTCGGTTTTACCATTCTTTTTTTGGGAATCGGCTTTTTTGGCGAAACAGTCAACATGCTTTTTGAGCGGGCCATGACCTGGCTTTTAGAGCTGTATAAAGGGTGGCAGGGAACATGA